One genomic window of Leptospira paudalimensis includes the following:
- a CDS encoding bifunctional nuclease domain-containing protein → MEFYEVKISDISLTNVGFAVFLRPKDSEDKRVVPIFIGPLETHSITTVIDGTKPPRPMTHDLMLYMLTSLGATVQRITIEEIVDSTFYAKIQLRRDEEIITLDARPSDSIALALRANAPIFIAKSVLDETGIIMKEDEIQGENISSEKKIQALPKSNLQILEETLENALKTEDYETAAKIRDQIKKLIENS, encoded by the coding sequence ATGGAGTTTTATGAAGTAAAAATTTCTGATATCAGCCTGACCAATGTTGGTTTTGCCGTTTTCCTACGCCCGAAGGATTCGGAAGACAAACGTGTGGTTCCGATTTTCATCGGACCTCTCGAAACCCATTCTATCACCACAGTCATTGATGGCACAAAACCGCCACGACCTATGACACATGATTTGATGTTGTATATGTTAACATCTCTTGGTGCCACTGTTCAGAGAATCACAATCGAAGAGATTGTTGACAGTACGTTTTATGCAAAAATCCAACTGCGCCGAGATGAAGAAATCATCACTTTGGATGCAAGGCCTTCTGACTCAATTGCCCTTGCCTTACGTGCCAATGCACCGATCTTTATCGCAAAATCTGTGTTAGATGAAACTGGCATCATCATGAAAGAAGATGAAATCCAAGGGGAAAACATTTCATCTGAGAAAAAAATCCAGGCCCTACCCAAATCGAACCTGCAGATTTTAGAAGAGACTTTGGAAAATGCTCTGAAAACTGAAGATTATGAAACTGCGGCCAAAATCCGCGACCAAATCAAAAAGCTCATTGAAAACAGTTGA
- the hemW gene encoding radical SAM family heme chaperone HemW, which yields MKQTTNETIWQVRNSVLGIYVHFPYCFKKCDYCDFYSEGIGKGPANDESTLFSSYQKEVLERISHFPNLKNKTIDTVFFGGGTPSKATTKLWENFLHFLRSEFEFAQETEISIEVNPEDLSPNLLDEYARIGINRMNVGVQTRNPIGLEFLGRHYDKEKYDSLRSTLTNSPIKRVGIDLMYGIPGLQESDFFSDLTYFLEAGLPHLSLYSLTLEKGTQYSRDVKDQKKTEPEESIQSEILLTLPELMGKNGYQWYEVSNYAKPGFESKHNLKYWTYEPYLGIGPGAHGFIEGSRYGNPRNAMSYQKKPPKNQYEVATPNTELALTLFRLFSPFQYLEFIHTYLDVPTQTKYIQTIHKWEKQGLCSIASGVFQWKKEALLLLDDLIIEIAE from the coding sequence ATGAAACAAACAACAAATGAAACCATCTGGCAAGTCAGAAATTCCGTTTTAGGGATCTATGTACATTTCCCTTATTGTTTCAAAAAATGTGATTATTGTGATTTTTATTCAGAAGGAATTGGCAAAGGACCAGCTAACGACGAATCAACGCTCTTTTCTTCTTATCAAAAAGAAGTTTTAGAACGAATTTCCCATTTTCCAAACCTAAAAAACAAAACGATTGATACTGTTTTTTTCGGAGGTGGGACTCCATCGAAGGCCACAACAAAACTTTGGGAAAACTTCCTCCACTTCCTTCGATCCGAATTTGAGTTTGCCCAAGAAACTGAAATTTCGATCGAAGTAAACCCAGAAGACCTAAGTCCAAACTTACTCGACGAGTATGCAAGGATTGGGATCAACCGCATGAATGTGGGTGTCCAAACACGGAATCCAATTGGTTTGGAATTTTTAGGAAGGCATTACGACAAAGAAAAATACGACTCTCTTCGTAGTACATTAACAAATTCCCCCATCAAACGTGTGGGAATTGATTTGATGTATGGAATTCCAGGTTTACAAGAGTCTGATTTTTTTTCCGACTTAACATATTTTTTAGAGGCGGGTTTACCCCATTTGAGTTTGTATTCGCTCACTTTGGAAAAAGGGACTCAGTATTCACGAGATGTAAAGGATCAGAAAAAAACAGAACCCGAAGAAAGCATCCAATCGGAAATTTTACTCACCTTACCCGAGTTAATGGGAAAAAATGGATACCAATGGTATGAAGTTTCCAATTATGCCAAACCAGGTTTTGAATCCAAACACAACCTTAAGTATTGGACCTATGAACCCTATCTTGGCATTGGACCTGGTGCCCATGGTTTCATCGAAGGTTCTCGGTATGGGAATCCAAGAAATGCGATGTCCTACCAAAAAAAACCGCCAAAAAATCAATACGAAGTGGCAACTCCCAACACAGAACTTGCACTTACCCTTTTTCGGTTGTTTTCGCCCTTTCAATATTTAGAGTTTATTCATACCTATTTAGATGTTCCCACACAAACCAAATACATCCAAACCATTCATAAATGGGAAAAACAAGGGCTCTGTTCCATCGCAAGTGGAGTTTTCCAATGGAAAAAGGAAGCATTACTTTTGTTAGATGATTTAATCATAGAAATTGCCGAATGA
- a CDS encoding PilZ domain-containing protein, translating into MAPIQEKRKYVRVKPLENEPVEIHLMGTALLDVLHASDISMGGVGIVAPNHFDEWDMNETVEILVALPGDLADFLAKGVIKQIGKKSKESGVYGVQFTAMGPKGKQDLQVYINRMVRQNRVLN; encoded by the coding sequence ATGGCTCCTATCCAAGAAAAACGGAAATATGTCCGCGTAAAACCCCTAGAAAACGAACCCGTTGAGATCCATTTGATGGGAACGGCGTTATTAGATGTTTTACATGCAAGTGACATTAGTATGGGTGGGGTGGGAATTGTGGCCCCTAACCATTTTGATGAATGGGATATGAATGAAACAGTGGAAATCCTTGTCGCACTTCCTGGAGATTTGGCAGATTTTTTGGCAAAGGGTGTGATCAAACAAATTGGCAAAAAATCTAAAGAATCAGGAGTTTACGGTGTCCAATTTACTGCCATGGGACCAAAAGGCAAACAAGACCTTCAAGTGTACATCAACCGGATGGTTAGGCAAAATCGTGTTTTGAATTGA
- the trxA gene encoding thioredoxin has product MRFKRRFRNMALTEINDANFKAETANGVVLVDCWAEWCGPCRMVAPVLDELSQEMADIKITKLNVDFNQKTAQELGIQSIPTLLLYKDGVLVDKAIGALPKPQIKKFIENHK; this is encoded by the coding sequence ATACGTTTCAAAAGGAGATTTCGAAATATGGCACTTACAGAAATCAATGACGCCAATTTCAAAGCAGAGACTGCAAATGGCGTGGTTTTAGTAGATTGTTGGGCAGAATGGTGTGGACCATGCAGAATGGTGGCTCCTGTTCTTGACGAACTTTCGCAAGAAATGGCGGATATCAAAATTACAAAACTCAATGTTGATTTCAACCAAAAGACAGCGCAAGAGTTGGGAATCCAATCCATCCCTACCCTTCTACTCTATAAAGATGGAGTTTTAGTAGACAAAGCAATTGGTGCTTTACCAAAACCGCAAATTAAAAAATTTATAGAAAATCACAAGTAG
- a CDS encoding Lsa36 family surface (lipo)protein — MRNRTLTILLILGTTLFSPNRMDAGVTCSGDACTILPASIQSQINNLDQALKLQYTDKVLATMSEAAVVSNINSSMMGPGLVNRFQVGLGVSLAGQQKEDINVAYQNLSFQKLPNVGASLAPNFVVAVNLGWLMGGGPSDTEPELKTFLHRFNLYLHGFKFNFAQGDVQKAIEAQNKNVDLGGDITSGGFTLRYHLIENYSDGIGLFEFSGISMGLGLHYQRQVIDVTYNDNKTQSLTLGPAVGTWGGSTTFNYSSTVTSVPIDIRTGFRLFYFFTLFAGGGTSMNFGSSTLNLSRSGPLVLALDSNAISASLSPEIAALIPTSALGQTKTGTLTMNISGKAQTPNTTNFLIAGVEINALITKLTVEAVVAQNVQSVMVGAKFTF, encoded by the coding sequence ATGAGAAATCGTACACTCACAATCCTTCTAATTCTGGGAACAACCTTGTTTTCCCCTAACCGAATGGACGCAGGTGTTACCTGTTCTGGGGATGCCTGTACGATTTTACCAGCCTCCATCCAATCCCAAATCAACAATTTAGACCAAGCCCTAAAATTACAGTACACAGACAAAGTTCTAGCAACGATGTCGGAAGCAGCGGTTGTCTCTAACATCAATTCTTCCATGATGGGACCTGGGCTTGTGAACAGATTCCAAGTAGGACTTGGTGTATCCCTCGCGGGCCAACAAAAAGAAGACATCAACGTAGCGTACCAAAACTTAAGTTTTCAAAAATTACCAAATGTGGGTGCATCACTTGCACCTAACTTTGTTGTTGCGGTCAACTTAGGATGGCTGATGGGTGGTGGACCTTCTGATACAGAACCAGAACTCAAAACCTTTTTACATCGATTTAATTTGTATTTACATGGTTTTAAATTTAACTTTGCCCAAGGTGATGTACAAAAAGCTATCGAAGCACAAAACAAAAATGTAGATTTAGGGGGAGACATCACTTCCGGTGGATTTACCCTTCGTTACCATTTAATTGAAAACTATTCTGACGGAATTGGACTCTTTGAGTTTTCTGGAATCTCCATGGGACTTGGATTACATTACCAAAGGCAAGTCATTGATGTCACTTATAACGACAACAAAACACAATCACTGACGTTAGGTCCCGCTGTTGGTACTTGGGGAGGTTCCACTACCTTCAATTATTCGAGTACAGTCACAAGTGTACCCATAGATATCCGTACAGGATTTCGTTTGTTTTACTTTTTTACTCTATTTGCAGGAGGGGGAACTTCTATGAATTTTGGAAGTTCCACTCTAAACTTGTCACGTTCAGGACCTCTTGTCCTTGCTCTTGATTCCAATGCAATTTCAGCATCCTTGTCTCCAGAGATTGCAGCTCTTATCCCTACCTCTGCACTTGGCCAAACGAAGACAGGAACACTCACCATGAATATCAGCGGAAAGGCACAAACACCTAACACCACTAACTTTCTCATTGCAGGTGTGGAAATCAATGCACTCATCACCAAACTCACTGTCGAAGCTGTCGTCGCACAAAATGTCCAATCTGTTATGGTAGGGGCAAAATTTACCTTCTAA
- a CDS encoding acyl-CoA dehydrogenase family protein: protein MERILPFTEEHHQFREMARKFFETEVKPHHETWEKNHIVPKEVWRKAGENGLLCPDVPTEYGGSGADFLYNIIIIEESSRVGNSGFFISLHNDVIAPYISTYASDEQKKRWLPKCASGESILAVAMTEPGAGSDLKSLRTSAVDKGDHFVVNGQKTFISNGQLADLIITAVKHDNGTISLVMIEEGMKGFERGRNLDKIGLKAQDTSELYFNDVIVPKTNLIGKQGQGFRYLMQKLAQERLVLAVAAVEATRLVQTITLQYIKERKAFGQKIGSFQNTKFKMAEMATELEMAQVFCDKVVMEHMKGENTTAEASMCKWYATEMQKRHTDECLQFFGGYGYMMEYPIARAYLDARIQTIYAGTTEIMKEIIGRSLGL from the coding sequence ATGGAGCGTATCCTCCCCTTTACTGAAGAACACCACCAATTCCGCGAGATGGCTCGGAAATTTTTTGAAACAGAAGTAAAACCTCACCACGAAACATGGGAAAAAAACCATATCGTACCCAAAGAAGTATGGAGAAAGGCCGGTGAAAACGGACTTCTCTGCCCCGATGTACCTACAGAATACGGTGGCTCTGGAGCTGACTTTCTGTACAACATCATCATCATCGAAGAATCTTCTCGTGTTGGAAACAGTGGATTTTTTATCTCTTTGCACAATGACGTGATCGCTCCGTACATTTCGACCTATGCAAGTGACGAACAAAAGAAACGTTGGTTGCCAAAATGTGCTTCAGGAGAATCCATCCTTGCAGTTGCGATGACGGAACCTGGTGCAGGATCTGATTTAAAATCCCTTCGTACGAGTGCAGTCGATAAGGGTGATCACTTTGTTGTTAATGGACAAAAAACCTTCATCTCGAACGGTCAATTAGCAGACCTCATCATCACTGCTGTGAAACATGATAACGGAACCATTTCCCTTGTTATGATTGAAGAAGGAATGAAAGGTTTTGAACGCGGTCGTAATTTAGACAAGATCGGACTCAAAGCCCAAGATACTTCTGAATTGTATTTTAATGATGTGATTGTTCCTAAAACAAACCTCATCGGCAAACAAGGACAAGGGTTTCGTTACCTCATGCAAAAACTTGCACAAGAACGTTTAGTTCTTGCAGTTGCAGCAGTGGAAGCAACAAGACTTGTGCAAACCATCACTCTGCAATACATCAAAGAAAGAAAAGCATTCGGTCAAAAGATTGGGTCTTTCCAAAACACAAAATTCAAAATGGCAGAAATGGCAACTGAGTTAGAAATGGCACAAGTATTCTGTGACAAAGTGGTCATGGAACACATGAAAGGTGAAAACACTACTGCTGAAGCTTCTATGTGCAAATGGTATGCAACAGAAATGCAAAAACGCCATACCGATGAATGTTTACAATTCTTTGGAGGATATGGTTATATGATGGAGTATCCAATTGCAAGAGCTTACCTAGATGCAAGGATCCAAACCATTTATGCAGGAACCACTGAAATTATGAAAGAAATCATTGGTAGAAGTTTAGGTCTTTAG
- a CDS encoding cAMP/cGMP-dependent 3',5'-cyclic-AMP/GMP phosphodiesterase, which translates to MVSSEPNGFTALPRGGYLVDTSEGYIQFGSPPETIKDTMGLEKKTPLVFVLPNKFFHVEKGISIAELEFPIYFNFFFRGGKKTFIICSAEQKEQLTIVLGESLMGPQEVNLSSEFIDGAESFGFPDIKAEMAYFRSYKTMEEVVEFVLFDDSHKAKFGGITIEQLPSNEFLVVDGEKKIKIPGEVDFHVKYDIGKRLEEPFQPPLIGITCLGPSHGFDPSDNTSGFIIWLNGQGIMVDPPVNSTEWLRESNVNPKFINSIILTHCHADHDAGTFQKILEESKITIYATATVMESFLKKYCSLTKIPRKEITDLFDFIPVVIGRPTIINGGEFYFHYALHSIPSVGFEFFFQDQSFYYTSDHLNDPEAFEDMYKKGVLPETRYQFLKDFPWDRKIIYHEAGVPPLHTKISYLASLPEEVQKRITVYHIAAKDMPKGNHLTLAKFGIENTLYPEITPPKHQEAFQLLEILSQIDIFSGFPIEKAKEFLQIVKEERFRRGEQIIKKGTHGDRFFIIASGNVRFEGLSSDHSAVKRYGTYEYFGEASLILDTVRQADVYAETDVLALTIEKTRFFQFIRGSKLHENLIKLNSIRETNTWKTLTESQTFRGLTSYQVTQLELILKLETVKKEAVLIEEGQTFQNAYIVRSGTVVVMQNHKTIRELGAGDFVGEIYSLTKGLPSHFSFIAWPGTELYVLSQEDAIQYIKKNPGVYMKLNTVYN; encoded by the coding sequence ATGGTCAGTTCCGAACCGAATGGTTTTACAGCACTCCCTAGAGGGGGATATTTAGTCGATACATCAGAAGGGTACATCCAATTTGGATCCCCTCCTGAGACAATTAAGGACACCATGGGGCTCGAAAAAAAGACCCCTTTGGTGTTTGTCCTCCCCAACAAGTTCTTCCATGTGGAAAAAGGCATTTCCATTGCCGAACTTGAATTCCCCATTTACTTCAATTTTTTCTTTCGTGGTGGCAAAAAAACCTTCATCATCTGTTCTGCAGAACAAAAAGAACAGCTAACTATTGTTCTTGGGGAATCCCTGATGGGACCACAAGAAGTAAACTTATCTTCCGAATTCATCGATGGTGCTGAAAGTTTTGGTTTCCCTGACATCAAGGCAGAAATGGCTTACTTTCGTAGTTACAAAACGATGGAAGAGGTGGTAGAGTTTGTTTTATTTGATGACTCCCACAAAGCAAAGTTTGGTGGCATCACCATCGAACAACTACCTTCCAACGAATTCCTAGTTGTGGATGGAGAGAAAAAAATCAAAATCCCTGGCGAAGTGGACTTCCATGTCAAATATGATATTGGAAAACGATTGGAAGAACCATTCCAACCACCGCTCATCGGAATCACTTGCCTTGGACCATCACATGGATTTGACCCATCCGACAACACATCCGGTTTTATCATTTGGCTGAATGGACAAGGGATTATGGTGGATCCTCCTGTAAACTCAACTGAGTGGTTACGAGAATCGAATGTAAATCCTAAGTTCATCAACTCCATCATCCTCACCCACTGCCATGCAGACCATGATGCTGGAACCTTCCAAAAAATATTAGAAGAATCCAAAATCACCATTTATGCAACGGCAACCGTGATGGAATCTTTCCTCAAAAAATATTGCAGTCTAACAAAGATTCCACGAAAAGAAATCACAGATTTATTTGATTTTATCCCAGTTGTCATTGGTAGACCAACCATCATCAATGGTGGTGAATTTTATTTTCATTATGCACTGCATTCGATTCCGTCCGTTGGGTTCGAATTTTTTTTCCAAGACCAATCCTTTTATTATACTTCAGACCATTTAAATGATCCCGAAGCCTTCGAAGATATGTACAAAAAAGGTGTCTTACCAGAAACTAGATACCAGTTCCTCAAAGACTTTCCATGGGATCGTAAAATCATTTACCACGAAGCAGGAGTCCCTCCCCTTCACACCAAAATTAGTTATTTGGCATCCCTTCCAGAAGAAGTACAAAAACGAATCACGGTATATCACATTGCCGCAAAAGATATGCCAAAGGGAAACCACCTAACTCTTGCTAAGTTTGGTATTGAAAATACTTTGTATCCGGAAATCACTCCTCCTAAACACCAGGAAGCTTTCCAACTCCTTGAAATCTTATCACAAATTGATATTTTCTCTGGTTTCCCCATCGAAAAGGCAAAAGAGTTCTTACAAATTGTCAAAGAGGAACGATTCCGACGTGGGGAACAAATCATCAAAAAAGGAACCCATGGAGATCGCTTTTTTATCATTGCTTCTGGGAACGTCAGGTTCGAAGGGCTTTCCAGTGACCACTCGGCTGTCAAACGATACGGAACCTACGAATACTTTGGGGAAGCCTCTCTCATCTTAGATACCGTGCGCCAAGCAGATGTGTATGCTGAAACCGACGTGCTTGCCCTCACCATTGAAAAAACACGTTTTTTCCAATTCATCCGTGGATCCAAACTCCACGAAAACCTAATCAAATTGAATAGCATCCGAGAGACCAACACATGGAAAACCCTAACGGAATCCCAAACATTCCGAGGGCTCACCAGTTACCAGGTTACCCAACTCGAACTCATACTGAAACTGGAAACCGTGAAAAAGGAAGCAGTTCTCATTGAAGAAGGCCAAACCTTTCAAAATGCCTACATTGTTCGCTCAGGCACCGTTGTGGTCATGCAAAACCACAAAACGATCAGAGAACTCGGTGCTGGTGATTTTGTAGGAGAAATTTATTCACTCACCAAAGGCCTCCCGTCTCATTTCAGTTTCATCGCTTGGCCAGGGACGGAACTTTACGTTCTTTCCCAAGAAGACGCCATCCAGTACATCAAGAAAAATCCTGGTGTCTACATGAAGCTGAACACTGTTTATAATTGA
- a CDS encoding phasin-related domain-containing protein, producing the protein MEKLVMDVVNAGIALFRSGEEKLKTAVVDLEKVYNELKSKGELDKSAETQKIRDLLSKTIADAQGALGKTNASYDEIVAKLQTNYQSIYQQIDTAIPPQVKEKLKQTLDELKVLIDKAKSK; encoded by the coding sequence ATGGAAAAATTGGTTATGGATGTCGTAAACGCTGGAATCGCATTGTTTCGTTCTGGTGAAGAAAAATTAAAAACTGCAGTTGTGGATTTAGAGAAAGTCTATAATGAGTTAAAATCAAAAGGGGAACTTGATAAATCAGCGGAAACTCAAAAAATCCGTGACCTATTAAGCAAAACCATTGCTGATGCTCAAGGTGCACTTGGAAAAACTAACGCAAGTTATGATGAAATTGTAGCTAAATTACAAACAAACTACCAATCAATTTACCAACAAATTGACACTGCAATTCCTCCTCAAGTGAAAGAGAAATTGAAACAAACGTTAGATGAACTAAAGGTTCTCATCGACAAAGCAAAATCAAAATAA
- the panD gene encoding aspartate 1-decarboxylase, giving the protein MIITVCKGKIHRAVVTEAELHYEGSLTVDLDLMEMAGMKPYEQVSVVNVNNGARFETYLIVGERGSGTICLNGAAARLGMKGDKVIIITYGQVEEKELPSDYKPKVVFVDENNRPKKA; this is encoded by the coding sequence ATGATCATCACTGTTTGCAAAGGCAAAATCCATAGAGCCGTCGTTACCGAGGCTGAACTCCACTACGAAGGTAGTCTCACTGTTGACCTAGACTTAATGGAAATGGCCGGTATGAAACCGTATGAACAAGTGAGCGTGGTGAACGTGAATAACGGTGCCAGATTCGAAACCTACCTCATCGTGGGAGAAAGGGGTTCGGGAACCATTTGTTTGAATGGAGCTGCAGCACGGCTTGGGATGAAAGGGGACAAGGTCATCATCATCACTTATGGCCAAGTGGAAGAAAAGGAGCTCCCAAGCGACTACAAACCGAAAGTTGTCTTCGTGGATGAGAACAATCGGCCGAAAAAAGCCTAA
- a CDS encoding MFS transporter produces MSQSPKKIQFILFLIVFTDMMGFSLLFPLFPKTLEFFLSKGDDVFFRTFYSFANFLSFGGETKYTFVLFGGILGSIYSFLQFMAAPVWGRLSDHSGRRTILLFTTFGNTIGYVLWLFSSQFWMFVVSRVITGMMGGNLSVASAAMADQTDEKSRAAGMGFLGAGIGLGFVMGPLLGGISSQWTFLDSMYEEGTFVIFPASAFFSILVSLVSMVLVYLFLPASKPEKVQEKEIHPFLSLKKIESRNLVRISLLNLLFVLSFSGFEFVVNFFLSDTFQFSPKQIGFTFLYIGIIIILVQGGVVRRLSGKISEKKISLYGGVLVVLGMALLVLFGSEFVGLFVSLFFLAFGSALVNPGLSSFASLESGKGDLGRSLGLFRSFGSLGRAVSPIVFSLLYFQKGPSFAFFVSLLLLCGFTILLGKQKERTT; encoded by the coding sequence ATGAGTCAGTCTCCTAAAAAAATACAATTCATTTTGTTTTTAATTGTTTTTACCGATATGATGGGGTTTTCCCTTTTGTTTCCTCTGTTCCCAAAGACCTTAGAGTTTTTTCTATCGAAGGGAGATGATGTATTCTTTCGAACATTTTATTCATTCGCAAATTTTTTATCATTTGGTGGTGAAACCAAATACACCTTTGTTCTGTTTGGTGGAATTTTAGGAAGTATTTATAGTTTTTTACAATTTATGGCAGCACCTGTTTGGGGTAGGTTGTCAGACCATTCCGGAAGGCGTACTATATTACTTTTCACAACGTTTGGAAATACAATTGGGTATGTGTTATGGTTGTTTTCTTCCCAGTTTTGGATGTTTGTTGTGAGCCGAGTCATTACAGGGATGATGGGAGGAAATTTATCTGTCGCATCAGCTGCAATGGCTGACCAAACGGACGAAAAATCGAGAGCTGCAGGAATGGGTTTTTTAGGAGCAGGGATCGGACTTGGTTTTGTGATGGGTCCACTTCTTGGTGGTATTAGTTCCCAATGGACGTTTTTAGATTCGATGTATGAGGAAGGGACGTTTGTGATTTTCCCTGCTTCTGCATTTTTTTCCATTTTAGTTTCGCTTGTTTCGATGGTGCTCGTGTATTTGTTTTTGCCTGCTTCCAAACCAGAAAAGGTTCAAGAAAAAGAAATCCATCCATTTTTATCCTTAAAAAAAATCGAATCTAGGAATTTGGTTCGGATTTCCTTACTCAACCTTTTATTTGTGTTAAGTTTTTCAGGTTTTGAATTTGTTGTGAATTTTTTTCTTTCCGATACATTTCAGTTTTCCCCCAAACAAATCGGATTTACGTTTTTATACATTGGAATCATCATCATACTTGTGCAAGGTGGTGTCGTGAGACGTTTGTCTGGTAAAATTTCAGAAAAGAAAATCTCACTATATGGTGGTGTTTTAGTGGTATTGGGAATGGCACTCTTAGTACTTTTTGGATCTGAATTTGTGGGGTTATTCGTCTCCCTTTTCTTTTTAGCATTTGGAAGTGCCCTAGTGAACCCAGGGCTTTCTTCGTTTGCTTCGTTAGAAAGTGGAAAAGGAGATCTCGGAAGGTCTCTTGGGCTCTTTAGGAGTTTTGGATCCCTAGGAAGAGCTGTTTCTCCCATTGTATTCTCTCTGTTATACTTTCAGAAAGGACCTAGTTTTGCTTTTTTTGTTTCCTTACTTCTCCTCTGCGGATTTACAATTTTACTCGGGAAACAAAAAGAACGAACTACTTAA
- the thiC gene encoding phosphomethylpyrimidine synthase ThiC codes for MNPNQIEEIKVPETTIPLSNGTEYKGYRTEGMFCIHEETYDYKQGIPKLRKSWISSRESRGDQNFSQLYYAKRDIITEEMLYVAKREGMSPEFVMNEVKIGRAIIPSNKRHLELEPMIIGKKFLVKINANIGNSAILSSIEDEVEKLRWALHWGADTVMDLSTGKNIHETREWIIRNSPVPIGTVPLYQTLEKVKGKVEDLNINVFLETLEEQAEQGVDYFTIHAGVLRDYVKLTEKRITGIVSRGGSILAKWCNHHKKENFLYEHFDAISKVMQKYGVSYSLGDGLRPGCINDANDAAQFAELKTLGELTKRAWADDIQVMVEGPGHVPMHLIQENVRLQEEICMEAPFYTLGPLVTDIAPGYDHITSAIGAAMIAWYGTAMLCYVTPKEHLGLPNKQDVKDGVIAYKIAAHAADLAKGHPGAKERDDLLSKARFEFRWEDQFALSLDPELARSYHDESLPQDGMKKAHFCSMCGPHFCSMRLTSDLRKDSVGVGAEELKD; via the coding sequence ATGAATCCAAACCAAATCGAAGAAATCAAAGTCCCTGAAACAACCATTCCTTTATCGAATGGAACCGAATACAAAGGTTACCGCACAGAAGGTATGTTTTGTATTCATGAAGAAACATACGATTATAAACAAGGTATCCCCAAATTACGCAAATCTTGGATCAGTTCTCGTGAATCTAGGGGAGATCAAAATTTTTCCCAACTCTATTATGCAAAACGAGATATCATCACAGAAGAGATGTTATACGTGGCGAAACGTGAAGGAATGTCGCCAGAATTTGTGATGAATGAAGTAAAAATTGGTAGAGCTATTATTCCATCAAACAAACGCCATTTAGAGCTCGAACCCATGATCATCGGGAAAAAGTTTTTAGTGAAAATTAATGCTAATATAGGAAATTCTGCGATTCTTTCTTCGATTGAAGATGAAGTGGAAAAACTCCGTTGGGCTTTACATTGGGGAGCTGATACTGTGATGGATTTGTCTACAGGCAAAAACATTCATGAAACTAGAGAATGGATCATTCGCAATTCTCCTGTTCCCATTGGAACCGTACCTTTGTACCAAACCTTAGAGAAGGTAAAAGGAAAAGTAGAAGATTTAAACATCAATGTATTTTTAGAAACACTGGAAGAACAAGCAGAACAAGGTGTTGATTATTTTACCATTCACGCTGGGGTGTTGCGCGATTACGTCAAACTGACTGAAAAACGTATCACAGGAATTGTATCCAGAGGTGGTTCCATCTTAGCGAAGTGGTGTAACCACCATAAGAAGGAAAACTTTCTGTATGAACATTTTGATGCCATTTCCAAAGTGATGCAGAAATACGGAGTTTCTTATTCGTTAGGTGATGGTTTGCGTCCAGGATGTATCAATGATGCAAACGATGCAGCCCAATTTGCGGAATTAAAAACCTTAGGAGAACTGACAAAAAGAGCTTGGGCAGATGACATCCAAGTGATGGTGGAAGGACCAGGCCATGTTCCTATGCACCTCATCCAGGAAAACGTCCGGTTACAGGAAGAGATTTGTATGGAAGCACCATTTTATACGCTGGGACCACTCGTGACTGACATTGCTCCTGGATATGACCATATCACTTCTGCCATCGGTGCGGCGATGATTGCTTGGTATGGAACAGCTATGCTTTGTTATGTGACTCCAAAAGAACATTTGGGTCTACCGAATAAACAAGATGTAAAAGATGGGGTAATTGCTTATAAAATTGCTGCCCATGCCGCAGATCTTGCCAAAGGCCACCCTGGTGCTAAAGAAAGGGATGATTTACTTAGCAAGGCTCGTTTTGAATTTCGTTGGGAAGACCAGTTTGCCCTTTCTCTTGATCCAGAACTTGCTAGGTCGTATCATGATGAATCCTTACCACAAGATGGAATGAAAAAAGCTCATTTCTGTTCGATGTGTGGACCTCATTTTTGTTCGATGCGACTCACATCCGATTTAAGGAAAGATTCGGTGGGAGTAGGTGCGGAAGAATTGAAAGATTAA